Proteins encoded in a region of the Populus nigra chromosome 3, ddPopNigr1.1, whole genome shotgun sequence genome:
- the LOC133689171 gene encoding uncharacterized protein LOC133689171 → MSSVCISNCVNDTRDPRVPVRANYVNLYKWPEPDAELIKSVRRVAGHGLHGHPRVVDSISCRQMYLRSYTFSRKESMPEKTKKCLERVKEKVTSHGKKRKDHQVKGGRKGRCLVFREVKEISCSALFRVFHRLLSCTATVDVVEQKD, encoded by the coding sequence ATGAGCTCAGTTTGCATATCAAACTGTGTCAATGATACGCGAGACCCACGGGTGCCTGTCCGAGCGAATTATGTGAACCTCTACAAGTGGCCGGAGCCTGATGCTGAGCTCATAAAATCTGTCCGCCGTGTAGCTGGTCATGGCTTGCATGGCCACCCAAGAGTGGTGGACAGCATCTCCTGCAGGCAGATGTATCTGAGGAGCTACACgttttcaagaaaagaaagtatGCCAGAGAAGACCAAGAAGTGCCTTGAGAGAGTGAAAGAGAAGGTGACTAGTCatggaaagaagagaaaagatcaTCAAGTTAAGGGTGGTCGTAAAGGGAGGTGTTTGGTGTTTAGGGAAGTGAAGGAAATATCTTGCAGTGCCTTGTTTAGGGTCTTTCACAGGCTGTTGTCCTGTACTGCTACGGTAGATGTCGTCGaacaaaaagattaa
- the LOC133689577 gene encoding protein CANDIDATE G-PROTEIN COUPLED RECEPTOR 7-like yields MTKPPHLILRLLVLVLLISLSTAEIKNLTITNDARAMIVFEKFGFTPTGHVTISVNSVSVASSLNAGNPLSSRLGFFLLSEESRLQVLLEIQQNPNFCVLDSHFILSLFTFRDLSPPPLSSFSQSYPVTAPNEYSLVFANCAPETRVSMSVKTEIYNLDRDGSRDYLSAGLTQLPWLYSLYFIAYAGFLGLWIYVLYSNKRSVHRIHLLMGGLLLMKALNLICAAEDKHYVKVTGTPHGWDVLFYIFQFIRVVLLFTVIVLIGTGWSFLKPFLQEKEKKVLMVVIPLQVLANIASVVIGETGPFIKDWVTWNQMFLLVDIICCCAIIFPIVWSIRSLRETSKTDGKAARNLAKLQLFRQFYIVVIGYLYFTRIVVFALKTIAAYKYQWVSNAAEETASLMFYMVMFYMFRPVEKNEYFVLDEEDEEAAELALRDEEFEL; encoded by the coding sequence ATGACTAAACCACCGCACCTCATCCTCCGCCTCCTCGTCCTCGTTCTCCTCATCTCCCTTTCCACCGCCGAGATAAAAAATCTAACAATCACAAACGACGCGCGAGCCATGATCGTCTTCGAAAAATTCGGATTCACACCAACTGGACACGTTACAATCTCCGTCAACTCCGTCTCCGTTGCCTCTTCTCTCAACGCTGGAAATCCACTCTCTTCACGCCTCGGCTTCTTCCTTCTCTCCGAAGAATCTCGCCTTCAGGTCCTCCTCGAGATCCAGCAAAACCCTAACTTCTGCGTTCTCGATTCCCacttcattctctctctcttcacttTCCGAGACCTCTCACCGCCTCCTCTCTCGTCTTTCAGTCAATCTTATCCGGTCACTGCTCCAAATGAATACTCACTCGTCTTCGCCAATTGTGCTCCGGAAACGCGCGTTTCCATGTCTGTCAAGACCGAGATTTATAATTTAGATCGCGACGGGTCTAGAGATTATCTTTCTGCAGGGTTAACGCAATTGCCTTGGTTATATTCTCTTTATTTCATCGCTTATGCTGGATTTTTAGGGCTATGGATTTATGTTCTGTATAGTAATAAAAGATCTGTCCACCGGATCCATTTGTTAATGGGGGGGTTGTTACTTATGAAGGCTCTTAATTTGATCTGTGCCGCCGAGGATAAGCATTATGTGAAGGTTACAGGGACTCCACACGGTTGGGATgtgttgttttatattttccagTTTATTCGTGTGGTTTTGTTGTTTACCGTTATTGTTTTGATTGGGACTGGTTGGTCGTTTCTGAAACCCTTTTtgcaagagaaagagaagaaggtgCTAATGGTTGTGATTCCACTCCAGGTTTTGGCTAATATAGCTTCGGTTGTGATTGGTGAAACTGGGCCCTTTATTAAGGATTGGGTGACTTGGAATCAGATGTTTTTGTTGGTTGATATTATTTGTTGTTGCGCAATTATTTTCCCCATTGTGTGGTCGATCAGATCGTTGAGAGAGACTTCCAAGACAGATGGGAAGGCTGCTAGGAATTTGGCGAAATTGCAGTTGTTTAGGCAGTTTTATATTGTGGTTATTGGGTACTTGTATTTCACGAGGATTGTGGTGTTTGCATTGAAGACGATTGCAGCTTATAAGTATCAGTGGGTGAGTAATGCTGCCGAGGAGACTGCGAGTTTGATGTTTTATATGGTGATGTTTTATATGTTTAGGCCCGTGGAGAAGAATGAGTACTTTGTTCTTGACGAGGAGGATGAGGAAGCTGCAGAGTTGGCTTTGAGGGATGAAGAATTCGAGCTTTGA
- the LOC133689793 gene encoding phosphatidate phosphatase PAH1-like, translating to MNVVGKVGSLISQGVNSVATPFHPFGGAVDVIVVQQQDGTFRSTPWYVRFGKFQGVLKRAEKIVRINVNGVEANFHMYLDNSGEAYFIKEVEPGKGSEANGVIKDSDSMVMSNEDVSVGFSDVVDNNVVGISRLEHSVSDSRVIQLREEDGSSGAARLQRAESDGDRRYYDLEDEQPSLDDSVELSEYGSNRYDGLDGEHPAVSQRSHSEVILVSVDGHVLTAPVLESEQNTENVQLCTPQFHLGRGDDTEEFNSGDDSWAANYINTLNASTSNVASDNAYSASNGDSICQPEVCEGDEEHACQGQEIQDISRSEGDLLAQSDSDTSVRINREDIFKSCSALPEWAKQAGIADLEEMDSSIEVQKDSREESPCSPPAADQTTDGDLGEFTDNGCNASGLHGSPTLLVELEATDKNASRTEHLGADSTCISVSIVNSSDEKGEESHHISTVCDGSNSSLHRPVPKDESSKSETVELQRAISIEEMQNCSSKGFEISLCGKELHAGMGLDAAAEVFAAHCLSAEEFKNSATSIIKNENLIIRYGQKYFTWEKAAPIVLGMVAFGLDLPAEPKDAIPVELDETVAQRDADAVISSASSSRIWRLWPIPFRRVQISRESSSEELFVDSESGVQNTNVESTSASHGGSVSPHKQFIRTNLPTSEQIASLNLKDGQNMITFSFSTRVLGTQQVDCHIYLWKWNARIVISDVDGTITKSDVLGQFMPLVGKDWTQSGVAKLFCAIKENGYQLLFLSARAIVQAYLTRSFLFNVKQDGKTLPNGPVVISPDGLFPSLYREVIRRAPHEFKIACLEDIKKLFPTDCNPFYAGFGNRDTDELSYRKIGIPKGKIFIINPKGEVAISHRIDVKSYTSLHTLVNDMFPPTSLAEQEDYNSWNFWKVPLPDIEI from the exons ATGAATGTTGTTGGGAAAGTGGGTAGTTTAATTTCGCAAGGTGTAAACTCGGTGGCAACCCCTTTTCATCCCTTCGGTGGGGCTGTTGATGTTATTGTGGTACAACAGCAAGACGGGACATTTCGAAGTACCCCATGGTATGTTCGATTTGGCAAATTTCAGGGTGTTCTTAAGAGAGCTGAGAAGATTGTCCGCATAAACGTCAATGGTGTTGAAGCTAATTTTCACATGTATCTTGATAATTCTGGTGAAGCTTATTTCATAAAGGAGGTTGAGCCTGGTAAAGGAAGTGAGGCAAATGGGGTAATAAAGGATTCTGATAGCATGGTGATGTCGAATGAAGATGTCAGTGTTGGTTTTAGTGATGTTGTTGATAATAACGTTGTTGGAATTTCTAGGCTTGAGCATAGTGTTTCCGATTCTAGGGTGATTCAGCTGCGAGAGGAAGATGGTTCATCGGGTGCAGCACGACTTCAGAGGGCAGAATCTGATGGTGACCGGAGGTATTATGATCTTGAAGATGAGCAACCCTCTCTGGATGATTCAGTTGAGTTATCAGAGTATGGTTCTAATAGATACGACGGTTTGGATGGCGAGCACCCTGCAGTTTCACAACGTTCACATTCAGAAGTGATCCTGGTGAGTGTGGATGGTCATGTTCTGACAGCCCCTGTATTGGAATCAGAACAAAATACCGAGAATGTGCAATTATGCACCCCTCAGTTCCATCTGGGCCGAGGTGATGATACCGAGGAGTTTAATTCAGGTGATGATTCATGGGCTGCTAATTACATCAATACGCTGAATGCATCTACATCAAATGTTGCATCTGATAATGCTTACAGTGCAAGTAATGGTGATAGCATTTGCCAACCGGAGGTTTGTGAGGGTGACGAGGAACATGCATGTCAAGGTCAAGAAATTCAGGACATTTCTAGATCAGAAGGAGATCTTCTGGCACAAAGCGATTCAGATACATCTGTTAGGATAAATAGGGAAGATATTTTCAAAAGCTGCTCGGCGTTACCAGAATGGGCCAAACAGGCTGGAATTGCTGATCTTGAGGAAATGGATTCTTCAATTGAGGTGCAAAAAGATTCACGTGAGGAGTCTCCTTGTAGTCCTCCAGCAGCTGATCAAACTACTGATGGGGATCTTGGTGAATTCACAGACAATGGCTGTAATGCTAGTGGACTTCATGGGTCACCTACTTTGCTGGTTGAACTCGAAGCAACAGATAAAAATGCTTCGAGGACAGAACATTTAGGTGCTGACAGCACTTGTATTTCTGTTAGCATTGTTAACAGTTCAGATGAGAAGGGTGAAGAGTCTCATCACATATCTACAGTGTGTGATGGGTCAAATAGCAGTTTGCATAGACCTGTTCCCAAAGATGAGTCAAGTAAAAGCGAGACTGTGGAACTGCAGAGAGCAATCTCCATTGAAGAGATGCAAAATTGTTCAAGCAAAG GGTTTGAGATCTCCCTCTGTGGGAAGGAACTCCATGCAGGTATGGGCTTGGACGCTGCTGCTGAAGTGTTTGCAGCACATTGTTTATCTGCTGAGGAATTTAAAAATTCTGCAACGTCAATTATCAAGAATGAAAACTTAATAATCAGATATGGACAGAAGTACTTCACGTGGGAAAAGGCTGCTCCTATTGTGCTTGGAATGGTAGCATTTGGTTTGGATTTACCTGCTGAGCCCAAAGATGCCATTCCTGTGGAACTGGATGAAACAGTTGCACAAAGGGATGCTGATGCTGTGATTAGTTCCGCATCATCCAGCCGCATATGGAGGCTTTGGCCTATTCCATTTAGAAGGGTCCAGATAAGCAGAGAATCATCAAGTGAAGAGTTATTTGTTGATTCTGAATCTGGAGTGCAAAACACAAATGTTGAATCAACTTCAGCATCCCACGGTGGTTCCGTGTCTCCTCACAAGCAGTTTATAAGGACAAATCTTCCAACTAGTGAGCAGATAGCATCATTGAATCTGAAAGACGGTCAAAATATGATAACTTTCAGTTTCTCGACTAGGGTTCTGGGTACACAACAG gTCGATTGTCATATCTACTTGTGGAAGTGGAACGCAAGAATTGTAATTTCAGATGTGGATGGAACTATTACCAA GTCTGATGTTTTGGGtcagttcatgcccttggttgGAAAGGACTGGACACAATCTGGAGTAGCTAAACTTTTTTGTGCCATTAAG GAGAATGGATATCAGCTATTGTTTCTGAGTGCACGTGCAATTGTTCAGGCATATTTAACCAGAAGTTTTCTTTTCAACGTAAAGCAG GATGGAAAAACCCTACCAAATGGACCTGTTGTTATTTCACCTGATGGATTGTTTCCCTCATTATACCGAGAAG TAATAAGAAGAGCTCCTCATGAGTTCAAGATTGCGTGCTTAGAG GATATTAAAAAACTCTTTCCTACTGATTGCAACCCATTCTATGCGGGCTTCGGAAATAGAGATACCGATGAGCTTAGTTACCGAAAAATTGGGATCCCCAAgggcaaaatatttattataaaccCAAAG GGTGAGGTGGCCATTAGTCATCGCATCGATGTGAAATCCTACACATCTTTACACACGCTGGTCAATGATATGTTCCCCCCTACATCGTTAGCCGAGCAG GAAGATTATAACTCATGGAATTTTTGGAAAGTGCCACTGCCAGATATTGAGATTTAG